From one Rhopalosiphum padi isolate XX-2018 chromosome 2, ASM2088224v1, whole genome shotgun sequence genomic stretch:
- the LOC132922082 gene encoding inner centromere protein A-like produces the protein MDCQSTDIFEIYKLFSSLIENGITEMDNGFQVQTSKLDAVYNELLQSAQNVSEKNTSKRQSKIKNGLVGDLFAAEPSFQQPAVPPIRRTTRQASIIASDKIKGVRESSTISSSGASTRASRARALSTLMDIAPIACPTANSTFVVDKKFMRNLEECVSPEMFSPDKGAHMKETNANTTYDMPKKSLTINQTKKLGKVIDLIPEESPISAENSNSTQPQTLSKLNSKKKSLESQLKNKRREKLEDIDVNIEEKSSTHMTRTMKRKLQEENNIDAKKTNVLYVPLEKQISTPVKPLEDHLSQTPHQIRENEAEKRKEIYLKSKADQRKFDDQHLRAAKHREEQMRRVEEKAKKAAEDKKKKEEKQKEKEIMMKEEALKKQKLAELRLAEINAKRKLAEEAKHLKMQKLEMNRILKENELKKKNETKPEKSKSVIRPKALSSNIPTSSVPKLATLPKSKIDNKNDYGLNDVSARDSSEDESGPKKPVPNWAKRENRKAVLELQYHINSKERDLFFDCPKSMSLKEMFKGWNIRDKQRTSSAVWNTPPRYSEYIRRY, from the exons ATGGATTGTCAATCAAcagatatatttgaaatttataaattgttttcatcatTGATAGAAAATGGTATCACCGAAATGGATAATGGTTTTCAG gtTCAAACATCAAAACTAGATGCTGTTTATAATGAGTTATTACAATCTGCACAGAATGTATCTGAAAAGAATACATCTAAAAGACAATCTA aaataaaaaatggtctGGTTGGAGATCTCTTTGCTGCTGAACCAAGTTTTCAACAACCAGCTGTTCCGCCTATCCGAAGAACTACAAGACAAGCTTCCATT ATTGCATCAGATAAAATAAAAGGTGTTAGAGAATCTTCAACTATCAGCAGCTCTGGAGCATCTACAA gaGCTAGTCGAGCAAGAGCTTTATCTACATTGATGGATATAGCTCCTATTGCTTGTCCAACAGCAAATTCAACTTTTGTAGTAGATAAAAAATTCATGAGAAATTTAGAAGAATGCGTATCTCCTGAAATGTTTTCACCAGATAAGGGGGCCCATATGAAAGAAACTAATGCCAATACAACTTATGACATGCCCAAAAAATCATTAACAATTAATCAAACGAAAAAATTGGGGaaagttattgatttaatacCAGAAGAATCTCCCATTAGTGCTGAAAATTCAAATTCTACACAACCTCAAACTTTAAGCAAATTAAACTCGAAGAAAAAAag TCTCGAAtctcaattaaaaaacaaacgcCGTGAAAAACTAGAAGATATTGATGTCAATATTGAGGAAAAATCATCAACGCATATGACGAGAACAATGAAAAGAAAACTCcaagaagaaaataatattgatgcaaaaaaaactaatgtacTTTATGTGCCAttagaaaaacaaatatcaacGCCAGTAAAACCATTAGAAGATCATTTATCTCAAACTCCTCATCAAATCCGAGAAAACGAAGCTGAAAAAAGGAAagaaatatatcttaaatcCAAAGCAGATCAAAG GAAATTCGATGATCAACATTTAAGGGCTGCTAAACACAGAGAAGAACAAATGAGACGTGTTGAAGAGAAAGCTAAAAAAGCTGCTGAAGATAAGaagaaaaaagaagaaaaacaaaAGGAAAAAGAAATAATGATGAAAGAGGAAGCATTAAAGAAACAAAAGCTAGCGGAACTTAGATTAGCTGAGATTAATGCTAAGCGTAAACTGGCTGAAGAAGCAAAACacttaaaaatg cAAAAACTAGAGATGAACCGAATATTGAAAGAGaatgaattaaaaaagaaaaatgaaacaaa acCAGAAAAAAGTAAATCAGTAATTCGCCCTAAAGCATTATCTTCAAATATACCTACTTCGTCAGTACCTAAATTAGCAACATTACCAAAATCAAAA ATTGATAACAAAAATGATTATGGGTTAAATGATGTTTCTGCACGTGACTCTTCTGAAGATGAATCTGGACCCAAAAAACCTGTTCCAAATTGGGCCAAAC gagaAAATAGAAAAGCTGTACTTGAActtcaatatcatattaattctAAAGAAAGAGACTTATTTTTTGACTGCCCTAAAAGTATGAGTCTTAAAGAAATGTTTAAAGGCTGGAATATCCGTGATAAACAACGTACATCAAGTGCTGTTTGGAATACACCTCCTCGATATAGTGAATATATTCGCAGATATTAA